A window from Hoeflea sp. IMCC20628 encodes these proteins:
- a CDS encoding pyridoxal phosphate-dependent aminotransferase, whose protein sequence is MTAFSRFTALAESLPPTVPFVGPETQERARGETFIARLGANESGFGPAPSVLEEISREAPLIWRYADPENHDLRAGLGTHLGLAPERVVVGEGIDGLLGLIVRLIVEPGTPVVSSLGAYPTFNFHVAGFGGRLVTVPYRDDREDLDGLLDAVHRENAPLVYLSNPDNPMGTWHSAEAIVTFAKMLPETTMLVLDEAYGETAPASAIPAIAELADRPNVLRFRTFSKAYGLAGQRVGYVFGVEKTVAMFHRVRNHFGVNRLGQAAALAALQDQAWLGHVLAEVAASRARIERIAQSHGFTPIPSATNFVTIDCGRDAGYAKAILDGLVSRGVFIRMPGVAPLNRCIRISTGPEAELDIFEKNLDEVIAELG, encoded by the coding sequence ATGACCGCTTTTTCGCGTTTTACAGCCCTTGCTGAATCCCTGCCGCCCACCGTGCCGTTTGTCGGACCGGAAACCCAGGAGCGGGCGCGCGGGGAGACATTCATTGCCCGGCTGGGCGCCAATGAGAGCGGGTTCGGGCCGGCGCCATCGGTGCTCGAGGAGATTTCCCGCGAAGCGCCGCTCATCTGGCGCTATGCCGATCCGGAAAACCATGATTTGCGCGCGGGCCTTGGCACTCATCTGGGGCTGGCGCCGGAGCGGGTGGTGGTTGGCGAAGGCATTGACGGGTTGCTGGGCCTGATCGTCCGGCTGATCGTCGAGCCGGGAACCCCGGTCGTCAGCTCGCTTGGGGCCTATCCGACCTTCAATTTCCATGTCGCGGGTTTTGGCGGCAGGCTGGTCACTGTCCCCTACCGCGATGACCGCGAGGATCTCGACGGATTGCTCGACGCCGTGCACCGCGAAAACGCACCGCTGGTCTATCTCTCCAACCCCGACAACCCGATGGGTACCTGGCATTCGGCAGAGGCCATTGTCACCTTCGCCAAGATGTTGCCCGAAACCACCATGCTGGTGCTCGACGAGGCCTATGGCGAAACCGCGCCGGCGTCAGCAATCCCGGCGATTGCAGAGCTGGCCGATAGGCCCAACGTGCTGCGCTTCCGGACATTCTCCAAGGCCTATGGCCTGGCTGGCCAGCGCGTCGGCTATGTCTTTGGCGTTGAAAAAACGGTGGCAATGTTTCACCGGGTGCGCAACCATTTTGGCGTCAACCGGCTGGGTCAGGCGGCAGCCCTTGCGGCACTTCAAGATCAGGCATGGCTGGGTCATGTTTTGGCCGAGGTCGCCGCATCACGGGCGCGGATTGAGCGCATTGCGCAAAGCCATGGTTTTACGCCAATCCCGTCAGCCACCAATTTCGTCACCATCGATTGCGGCCGCGATGCGGGTTACGCCAAGGCGATCCTTGATGGCCTGGTCAGCCGCGGCGTGTTCATTCGCATGCCCGGCGTGGCGCCGCTCAATCGCTGCATCCGGA
- a CDS encoding AEC family transporter, with product MPPFAETILVVFTLIAIGYGSAALRVLKPATGDGLSDFVFTIAVPLLLFRIIATASFDHGAPWALWAAYFTSVLVTWIFAHFIIRTGFGRDARSAVVAGVTAGFSNLVLLGIPFMTGVYGEEGLAILSQLVSVHMPVMMGASVILFEWALKRDGASTETKSVLTLVTGFLRQLFSNPLIIGIVGGFLVRLSGLDIPVVADRVIASLGSVAGPLALFAMGVSLQGYGIRGQVPQAVSLVVLKLMLMPAVALGMALLLGLPELQAKVVVAAASLPAGVNCWLIANRLGTGQRLASTSMTLGTAAAAATTGIWLMIAELVF from the coding sequence ATGCCTCCCTTTGCCGAAACCATTCTTGTTGTTTTCACGCTGATTGCCATCGGTTATGGCTCTGCGGCTTTGCGGGTGCTCAAACCAGCGACCGGCGACGGGCTTTCGGATTTCGTCTTCACCATCGCGGTGCCGCTGCTTTTGTTTCGCATCATCGCCACGGCGAGTTTCGACCACGGAGCGCCGTGGGCCTTGTGGGCTGCCTATTTTACCTCCGTGCTGGTCACCTGGATTTTTGCGCATTTCATAATTCGTACCGGCTTTGGCCGCGATGCGCGCTCTGCCGTGGTGGCCGGGGTGACGGCGGGATTTTCCAACCTGGTGCTCTTGGGCATCCCGTTCATGACCGGCGTCTATGGCGAAGAGGGACTGGCGATCCTGTCGCAACTGGTCTCTGTTCACATGCCGGTGATGATGGGAGCGTCGGTCATTCTGTTCGAATGGGCGCTCAAGCGCGATGGCGCCAGCACCGAAACCAAATCCGTGCTCACGCTGGTGACCGGGTTTTTGCGCCAGCTTTTCTCGAATCCGCTGATCATCGGCATCGTGGGCGGTTTTCTGGTCCGGCTTTCCGGCCTCGATATTCCGGTGGTGGCTGACCGCGTGATCGCCAGTCTCGGTAGCGTTGCCGGGCCGCTGGCGTTGTTTGCAATGGGGGTTTCGCTGCAGGGCTACGGCATTCGCGGGCAGGTGCCGCAGGCGGTTTCGCTGGTTGTCTTGAAGCTGATGCTGATGCCGGCAGTGGCGCTCGGCATGGCGCTGCTGCTTGGCTTGCCCGAGCTTCAGGCCAAGGTGGTGGTGGCGGCTGCCTCGCTGCCGGCCGGGGTCAATTGCTGGCTGATCGCCAACCGTCTGGGCACCGGCCAGCGGCTGGCGTCCACCTCGATGACGCTGGGCACGGCCGCGGCGGCTGCCACCACCGGGATCTGGCTGATGATCGCTGAATTGGTGTTCTGA
- the glpD gene encoding glycerol-3-phosphate dehydrogenase, with the protein MAEDKLYDVFVIGGGINGCGIARDAIGRGYSVFLAEMNDLASGTSSWSSKLIHGGFRYLEYYEFRLVRESLSEREVLLANAPHIIWPMRFVLPHHTDMRPAWLLRLGLFLYDHIGTRKLLPGTTTVDLKTSPVGKPLKPIFSKGFEYSDCWVNDARLVVLNARDAADRGAVIRTRTEVVSAERQDGVWAVTLADRMTGVRQTVKARLIVNAGGPWVDRILSGVVGRNNAHNVRLVQGSHIVVPKLHDHDRAYIFQNGDGRIIFAMPYEEDFTLIGTTDQDYEGDPKDVVITDPEIDYLCAAASEYFAKPVERQSIVWTYSGVRPLYDDGASAAQEATRDYVLKPDPAEGAPLLNIFGGKITTARKLAESMLDLIEARLGKKSAPWTHRAALPGGDFPADGFEDQVTQLYSDYPFLEPKQARRYVRQYGTRARVLLGEAKSVADLGQDFGYGLYGREVDYLMVQEWALEAADVIWRRTKRGLRLTPEQVAGLEAYMAAKTTA; encoded by the coding sequence ATGGCGGAAGACAAGCTCTATGATGTTTTCGTCATCGGCGGCGGCATCAACGGGTGTGGCATCGCCCGTGACGCGATCGGGCGCGGCTATTCGGTGTTTCTCGCGGAGATGAACGATCTTGCCTCGGGCACATCGTCGTGGTCGTCGAAACTGATCCATGGCGGCTTCCGCTATCTCGAATATTATGAATTCAGGCTGGTGCGGGAATCGCTGAGCGAGCGCGAAGTGCTGCTGGCCAATGCGCCGCACATTATCTGGCCGATGCGTTTCGTGCTGCCGCACCACACCGACATGCGTCCGGCCTGGCTGCTGCGGCTCGGGCTGTTCCTGTATGACCATATCGGCACGCGCAAACTGCTGCCCGGCACCACGACGGTGGATCTCAAGACATCGCCGGTCGGCAAGCCGCTGAAGCCGATCTTCTCCAAAGGGTTCGAGTATTCCGATTGCTGGGTCAACGACGCCCGGCTGGTGGTGCTCAATGCCCGCGATGCGGCGGATCGGGGCGCTGTCATCCGCACCCGCACAGAGGTGGTGTCGGCAGAACGCCAGGATGGCGTCTGGGCGGTCACCCTTGCCGACCGGATGACGGGCGTCCGCCAAACCGTCAAGGCACGGCTGATCGTCAATGCCGGCGGGCCGTGGGTGGACCGGATCCTGTCCGGCGTTGTCGGGCGCAACAACGCGCACAATGTGCGTCTGGTACAAGGCAGCCACATCGTGGTGCCGAAACTGCATGACCATGACCGCGCCTATATCTTCCAGAATGGCGACGGGCGGATTATTTTCGCGATGCCTTATGAAGAGGATTTTACCCTGATCGGCACCACCGATCAGGATTACGAAGGCGATCCGAAGGATGTGGTGATCACCGATCCGGAGATCGATTATCTGTGCGCTGCGGCGAGCGAATATTTCGCCAAGCCGGTGGAGCGCCAATCGATCGTCTGGACCTATTCCGGTGTCCGTCCTCTTTATGATGACGGTGCTTCGGCGGCGCAGGAAGCCACCCGCGACTACGTTCTCAAGCCTGACCCGGCGGAAGGTGCGCCGCTGCTCAATATTTTCGGCGGCAAGATCACCACGGCCCGCAAACTGGCGGAATCGATGCTCGATCTGATCGAAGCCCGGCTTGGCAAGAAGTCCGCGCCATGGACCCACAGGGCAGCCCTTCCGGGTGGCGATTTTCCGGCGGATGGTTTTGAAGATCAGGTGACGCAGTTGTACTCCGATTACCCGTTTCTCGAGCCCAAACAGGCGCGGCGCTATGTCCGCCAATATGGCACGCGGGCGCGGGTTCTGCTCGGCGAGGCCAAGTCGGTAGCGGATCTGGGGCAGGATTTCGGCTACGGTCTTTACGGGAGAGAGGTCGACTATCTGATGGTGCAGGAATGGGCGCTGGAGGCGGCCGATGTGATCTGGCGGCGCACCAAACGCGGGCTTCGCCTGACACCTGAACAGGTGGCGGGGCTTGAGGCCTACATGGCGGCAAAAACCACGGCATAA
- the glpK gene encoding glycerol kinase GlpK, protein MSGYILAIDQGTTSSRAIVFDGQMRIVGTGQKEFTQIYPKSGWVEHDPEEIWKTVIFTVKQALKKAGVEASDISAIGITNQRETVVVWERDSGKPIHNAIVWQDRRTASYCEKLKRQDLEKTFARKTGLLLDPYFSGTKLSWMLANVKGTRARAARGELCFGTIDTFLIWRLTGGKSFVTDATNASRTLMFNIETQDWDEELLKILRIPADMLPEVKDCAADFGVTEKSLFGAEIPILGVAGDQQAATIGQACFEPGMLKSTYGTGCFALLNTGEDMVRSKNRLLTTVAYRLDGKVTYALEGSIFIAGAAVQWLRDGIKVIKKAEHSGDLAAEADPTQDVYLVPAFTGLGAPHWDAEARGAIYGMTRNTGPAEFARAALEAVCYQTRDLLDAMHKDWKSADTDTVLRVDGGMVASDWTMQRLADILDAPVDRPTILETTALGAAWLAGQRAGVWPKQKAFAKAWARDTQFKPQMDDKTRNAKLKGWRDAVRRTLSAN, encoded by the coding sequence ATGAGCGGATATATTCTGGCGATCGATCAGGGCACCACATCGAGCCGCGCGATCGTTTTTGACGGCCAAATGCGCATCGTCGGTACGGGCCAGAAGGAATTCACGCAGATCTATCCGAAGTCAGGCTGGGTTGAGCACGACCCCGAGGAAATCTGGAAAACCGTGATCTTTACGGTCAAGCAGGCTTTGAAAAAGGCCGGTGTCGAAGCCTCCGACATTTCGGCCATCGGCATCACCAACCAGCGCGAGACGGTTGTGGTCTGGGAGCGCGACAGCGGCAAGCCAATCCATAACGCGATTGTCTGGCAGGACCGCCGCACTGCCTCCTATTGCGAAAAGCTCAAGCGCCAGGACCTGGAAAAGACCTTTGCACGCAAGACCGGCCTTTTGCTCGATCCCTATTTCTCCGGCACCAAGCTGTCGTGGATGCTGGCCAATGTGAAGGGTACGCGGGCAAGGGCTGCGCGCGGCGAACTCTGCTTCGGCACCATCGACACATTTCTGATCTGGCGGCTGACCGGCGGCAAGTCTTTTGTCACCGACGCCACCAATGCGTCACGCACGCTGATGTTCAACATCGAAACCCAAGACTGGGATGAGGAACTGCTGAAGATCCTGCGGATTCCGGCGGACATGCTGCCGGAAGTCAAGGATTGCGCAGCCGATTTCGGCGTCACCGAGAAATCGCTGTTTGGTGCTGAAATCCCGATCCTCGGCGTGGCCGGAGATCAGCAGGCGGCGACCATCGGCCAGGCCTGTTTCGAACCGGGCATGCTGAAATCGACCTATGGCACCGGTTGCTTCGCATTGCTCAACACAGGCGAAGACATGGTGCGGTCAAAGAACCGGCTTTTGACCACCGTCGCCTACCGGCTTGATGGCAAGGTCACCTATGCGCTGGAAGGCTCGATCTTCATCGCCGGTGCGGCGGTGCAGTGGTTGCGCGACGGTATCAAGGTCATCAAGAAGGCCGAACATAGCGGCGATCTGGCGGCGGAAGCCGATCCGACCCAGGATGTCTATCTGGTGCCGGCCTTTACCGGGCTGGGCGCACCGCACTGGGATGCCGAGGCGCGCGGCGCGATCTACGGCATGACCCGCAATACCGGGCCGGCTGAATTTGCCCGCGCGGCGCTGGAGGCGGTCTGCTACCAGACGCGTGATCTGCTCGACGCGATGCACAAGGACTGGAAGAGCGCAGACACCGACACGGTGCTGCGGGTGGATGGCGGCATGGTGGCGTCGGACTGGACCATGCAGCGGCTGGCCGACATTCTCGACGCACCGGTGGACCGGCCCACCATCCTCGAAACCACGGCGCTGGGTGCTGCCTGGCTCGCCGGGCAGCGGGCAGGTGTCTGGCCCAAGCAAAAGGCCTTCGCCAAGGCCTGGGCGCGTGACACCCAGTTCAAGCCGCAAATGGATGACAAGACCCGCAACGCCAAGCTCAAGGGCTGGCGCGACGCGGTGCGGCGGACGCTGAGCGCCAACTGA
- a CDS encoding VOC family protein produces the protein MQLGAFSISLAVKDLALSRAFYEKLGFEVTGGEAKQNWLILKNGDCIIGLFQGMFENNILTFNPGWSTSARPVDDFTDVRELQQQLKAKDVAFDVEADETTSGPASFIITDPDGNQILVDQHR, from the coding sequence ATGCAGCTTGGTGCGTTTTCAATCAGTCTTGCAGTGAAGGATCTGGCTTTATCCAGAGCGTTCTACGAAAAGCTAGGTTTTGAAGTTACCGGCGGCGAAGCCAAGCAGAATTGGCTGATCCTGAAGAATGGCGACTGTATCATTGGACTGTTTCAGGGCATGTTCGAGAACAACATTCTGACCTTCAATCCCGGCTGGAGCACCAGCGCCCGCCCGGTTGATGACTTCACCGATGTGCGCGAACTTCAACAGCAGCTCAAGGCGAAAGACGTTGCCTTTGATGTTGAAGCGGATGAGACAACCAGTGGACCGGCCAGCTTCATCATCACGGATCCGGATGGCAATCAGATCCTCGTCGATCAGCACCGGTAA
- a CDS encoding L,D-transpeptidase — protein sequence MMTTSRFRFTAALLAVGVFTSPLAFAGPFDGERMVLVDTDGRLMRQIPEAGSVRVIIDNQGRRLLVDNWNEVIGFEVPAWQYQQQSGDQPPVASRQFDRRREPSVFPERPLPPREQFQRDEFASTPSGAGIERRDLNPMTGTVPSDSEVIGAPATKAPSVPAQQTKASALSKAQVASLQVYLDRNGVSPGVIDGRMGSNVTKALDAWYEETGERIDPADTDLIVSRLAASGGLAFSTYTITAEDAAGPFLASIPSDYAEKAQLDRLSFTSTVEMLAERFHMDEDYLKALNPGVDFTLPGVQIKVVGIGVEKSGVVTRIVADKARKQVRAYDASGKLVSAYPATIGSSDTPSPSGEVTVERVARNPGYTYNPKINFTQGSNDKILQVPPGPNGPVGTIWIALSKPTYGIHGTPEPSKIGKTASHGCVRLTNWDAAELAGMVAPGVSVSFID from the coding sequence ATGATGACAACGTCCCGATTTCGTTTCACCGCAGCGCTTTTGGCGGTTGGTGTTTTCACCAGCCCGCTGGCTTTTGCCGGTCCGTTTGATGGAGAACGCATGGTTCTCGTCGACACGGATGGTCGGTTGATGCGTCAGATCCCGGAAGCCGGATCGGTGCGTGTCATCATCGACAACCAGGGCCGCCGCCTGCTGGTGGACAACTGGAACGAGGTAATTGGTTTCGAAGTCCCGGCCTGGCAATACCAGCAGCAAAGCGGTGATCAACCGCCAGTCGCCAGTCGCCAGTTCGACCGGCGTCGTGAACCATCGGTTTTCCCGGAGCGGCCGTTGCCGCCGCGTGAGCAATTTCAACGCGACGAATTCGCCTCGACTCCTTCTGGCGCCGGCATCGAGCGCCGTGATCTCAACCCGATGACTGGTACGGTTCCTTCCGACTCCGAAGTCATCGGAGCACCGGCCACCAAAGCGCCATCCGTGCCGGCACAGCAGACAAAGGCGTCAGCCTTGTCAAAGGCGCAGGTCGCATCGCTGCAGGTCTATCTCGACCGCAACGGCGTTTCCCCCGGCGTGATTGACGGCCGCATGGGCTCCAATGTCACCAAGGCGCTTGATGCCTGGTACGAGGAAACCGGTGAGCGGATCGATCCTGCTGACACCGACCTGATCGTCAGTCGCCTGGCAGCCAGCGGCGGCCTGGCATTCTCGACCTACACCATCACCGCAGAAGATGCCGCAGGCCCGTTCCTGGCCTCTATCCCGAGCGATTATGCCGAAAAGGCACAACTCGACCGGCTCTCATTTACCTCGACGGTCGAAATGCTGGCCGAACGTTTTCACATGGACGAAGATTATCTCAAGGCGCTCAATCCCGGCGTCGATTTCACCCTGCCCGGCGTGCAGATCAAGGTGGTCGGCATCGGCGTGGAGAAGTCCGGTGTTGTCACCCGTATCGTTGCCGACAAGGCGCGCAAGCAGGTTCGTGCCTATGATGCCTCCGGCAAGCTGGTTTCGGCCTATCCGGCCACCATCGGCTCAAGCGATACGCCCTCACCATCGGGCGAAGTCACCGTCGAACGTGTGGCGCGCAACCCGGGCTACACCTACAATCCGAAAATCAATTTCACCCAAGGCAGCAATGACAAGATCCTGCAGGTTCCGCCGGGACCGAACGGCCCCGTCGGCACGATCTGGATTGCGCTGTCCAAGCCCACCTACGGCATTCACGGCACGCCCGAACCCTCGAAGATCGGCAAGACCGCATCGCATGGCTGTGTGCGCCTGACCAACTGGGATGCCGCCGAACTGGCCGGCATGGTGGCACCGGGTGTCAGCGTCAGCTTCATCGACTAG
- the pobA gene encoding 4-hydroxybenzoate 3-monooxygenase: MSTQVCIIGAGPSGLLLGQLLNDAGIDTVILERSSLDHVLGRVRAGVLEQGTVKLLEQAGAGARMRVEGLPHDGFAITRENDVHRIDLAKLTAGKNVMVYGQTEVTRDLVDRRAETGGITHYQAETVELHDFDSATPHVTCRIDGEEVRIDCSFIAGCDGFHGASRRAVPEDAIQTFEKVYPFGWLGILSDVPPVSHELIYASHSRGFALCSMRSMTRSRYYIQCNAGDSIEAWSDDQFWTELRRRLPPEIAETMVTGPSFEKSIAPLRSFVAEPMRFGSLFLVGDAAHIVPPTGAKGLNLAASDVHYLFEGLRGHFLERDASLLDAYSQRALTRVWRAVRFSWWMTTMLHRFPEQAPFEARILETELGYTLDSDAAKAALAENYVGLPY, translated from the coding sequence CTGTCGACCCAGGTCTGCATCATCGGCGCTGGCCCCTCGGGTCTGCTGCTGGGGCAATTGCTCAACGATGCCGGGATCGACACGGTCATCCTCGAACGCTCCAGTCTCGATCATGTGCTGGGCCGGGTCCGTGCCGGAGTGCTCGAACAGGGCACGGTGAAATTGCTCGAACAGGCCGGCGCCGGCGCACGCATGCGGGTCGAAGGCCTGCCGCACGACGGCTTTGCCATCACCCGCGAAAACGACGTCCACCGGATTGATCTCGCCAAACTGACCGCCGGCAAGAACGTCATGGTCTATGGCCAGACCGAGGTCACCAGGGACCTGGTCGATCGCCGCGCCGAAACCGGCGGCATCACGCATTACCAGGCCGAGACGGTTGAATTGCATGATTTTGACAGCGCCACCCCGCATGTCACCTGCCGCATTGACGGTGAGGAAGTCCGGATCGACTGCAGCTTCATCGCCGGCTGCGACGGATTTCATGGGGCCAGCCGACGCGCGGTTCCCGAAGACGCGATTCAGACTTTTGAGAAAGTCTATCCTTTCGGCTGGCTCGGCATCCTCTCCGACGTGCCACCGGTCAGCCACGAGCTGATCTACGCCAGCCATTCGCGCGGCTTTGCGCTGTGTTCGATGCGCTCGATGACGCGCAGCCGCTATTACATCCAGTGCAACGCGGGCGACAGCATCGAGGCATGGTCCGACGACCAGTTCTGGACCGAACTGCGCCGTCGATTGCCGCCGGAAATTGCAGAGACAATGGTCACCGGGCCATCCTTTGAAAAATCCATCGCACCACTGAGGTCCTTTGTCGCCGAACCGATGCGTTTCGGCAGCCTCTTCCTGGTCGGTGACGCCGCCCACATCGTGCCGCCAACCGGCGCCAAGGGCCTCAATCTTGCGGCGTCCGACGTGCATTATCTGTTTGAAGGCCTGCGCGGCCATTTCCTTGAACGTGATGCCTCGTTGCTTGACGCCTATTCCCAGCGGGCGCTGACCCGGGTGTGGCGCGCCGTGCGGTTTTCCTGGTGGATGACCACCATGCTGCACCGCTTTCCCGAACAGGCGCCATTTGAAGCGCGCATTCTCGAGACCGAACTCGGCTACACGCTGGACTCAGACGCAGCCAAAGCCGCGCTTGCGGAAAACTATGTCGGCCTGCCTTACTGA
- a CDS encoding 3-carboxy-cis,cis-muconate cycloisomerase — translation MSTGGQGWASGLFKDREIAEQFSDAAMFAGFARFEQALINALAEAGLVEAEDAARLVSQIAGFQPDHQATVTAVVRDGLPVPDYVRQLRAHVSGPGSSMLHHGATSQDLIDTATIQALARTSDILAARLDALLALIADRSSRDGGNSLQAITRMQAALPFDASERLSTWIHPLEDLRERLTELNQRTRVLQFGGAVGDLQALGEKAPIVARSLAQQLDLRWPGHSWHSARGPIIAHANWLSELSGALGKIGQDVALMALRGEQDIALSGGGSSSAMPHKQNPVTAERLVTLARYNATLISGMHHAQIHEMERSGAAWMLEWMILPNMSETAGASLTAACELFQSIQRIGEPS, via the coding sequence ATGAGCACCGGCGGACAAGGCTGGGCGTCAGGACTGTTCAAGGATCGCGAGATCGCTGAGCAATTCTCGGATGCGGCCATGTTCGCCGGTTTCGCCCGCTTCGAACAGGCGCTGATCAACGCGCTTGCCGAGGCCGGTCTCGTCGAAGCTGAAGACGCGGCGCGGCTGGTCAGCCAGATTGCCGGATTTCAACCCGATCACCAAGCCACCGTCACAGCTGTTGTCCGCGACGGCTTGCCAGTGCCCGACTATGTCCGGCAACTGCGCGCTCATGTCTCCGGGCCGGGCAGTTCGATGCTGCATCACGGCGCCACCAGCCAGGACCTGATCGACACCGCCACGATTCAAGCGCTGGCAAGAACCAGTGACATTCTCGCCGCACGGCTCGACGCACTGCTGGCGCTGATCGCTGACCGCAGCAGCCGCGACGGCGGCAATTCGCTGCAAGCCATCACCCGTATGCAGGCGGCACTGCCTTTTGACGCATCCGAGCGGCTTTCGACCTGGATACACCCGCTTGAAGATCTGCGCGAACGGCTGACGGAGCTCAACCAACGCACACGGGTCCTGCAATTCGGCGGCGCCGTTGGTGATCTTCAGGCGCTTGGCGAAAAGGCCCCCATCGTCGCCCGTTCACTGGCGCAGCAACTTGATCTCCGCTGGCCCGGCCACAGCTGGCATTCGGCACGCGGACCGATCATCGCACATGCCAATTGGTTGTCGGAGCTCAGCGGCGCGCTCGGCAAGATCGGTCAGGACGTGGCCCTGATGGCACTGCGCGGCGAACAGGATATAGCTCTGTCCGGTGGCGGCTCGTCATCGGCCATGCCGCACAAGCAAAACCCGGTGACCGCCGAACGGCTTGTGACATTGGCCCGCTACAACGCCACGCTGATCTCCGGCATGCATCACGCGCAGATCCACGAGATGGAGCGCTCGGGTGCTGCCTGGATGCTGGAATGGATGATCCTGCCAAATATGAGTGAAACCGCAGGCGCCAGCCTAACCGCTGCCTGTGAATTGTTTCAATCCATCCAACGCATTGGAGAGCCGTCATGA
- the pcaF gene encoding 3-oxoadipyl-CoA thiolase: MADAFICDYVRTPIGRFGGALSAVRADDLGAIPIRALTERNPGVDWESVDELYYGCANQAGEDNRNVARMAGLLAGLPVTVPGTTINRLCGSGMDAVLAAARMIRSNEADLVIAGGVESMSRAPFVIPKADSAFSRKAEIYDTTIGWRFVNPVMKAQYGIDSMPETGENVAADFGITREDQDAFALRSQTRAGKAQASGRFAKEIVAVTIPRRKGDPIVVDTDEHPRPETTPEQLAKLPTPFRAGGSVTAGNASGVNDGAAALIIASEAAAKKYGLTPIARILGGATAGVEPRIMGIGPAPATQKLCDRLGLRPSDFGVIELNEAFASQGIAVLRQLGLDENAEHINPNGGAIALGHPLGMSGARITGTAALELGIRNEKLALATMCIGVGQGIAIALERV; the protein is encoded by the coding sequence ATGGCCGACGCTTTTATTTGTGATTATGTCCGCACCCCGATTGGCCGTTTTGGCGGCGCCCTCTCCGCTGTCCGCGCCGATGATCTGGGCGCCATCCCGATCCGGGCGCTCACCGAGCGCAATCCCGGCGTCGATTGGGAGAGCGTTGACGAGCTCTATTATGGCTGCGCCAACCAGGCCGGCGAAGACAACCGCAACGTCGCCCGCATGGCGGGCTTGCTGGCCGGGCTGCCGGTGACTGTTCCCGGAACCACCATCAACCGGCTCTGCGGCTCGGGCATGGACGCCGTGCTGGCAGCCGCGCGGATGATCCGCTCCAACGAAGCGGACCTCGTCATCGCCGGTGGTGTCGAAAGCATGTCGCGCGCACCGTTCGTCATTCCCAAGGCCGACAGCGCATTTTCGCGCAAGGCGGAAATCTACGACACCACCATCGGCTGGCGTTTCGTCAACCCGGTGATGAAAGCTCAGTACGGCATCGACTCCATGCCCGAAACCGGTGAGAACGTCGCTGCGGATTTCGGCATCACCCGCGAAGATCAGGACGCCTTCGCGCTGCGCAGCCAGACCCGTGCCGGCAAGGCTCAGGCCTCGGGCCGTTTCGCCAAGGAAATCGTCGCCGTCACAATCCCGCGCCGCAAGGGCGACCCGATTGTCGTCGACACCGACGAGCATCCCCGCCCCGAAACCACGCCGGAACAATTGGCCAAATTGCCCACACCGTTCCGCGCAGGCGGCTCTGTCACGGCGGGCAACGCCTCGGGCGTCAATGACGGTGCGGCAGCCTTGATCATTGCCAGCGAAGCAGCGGCGAAGAAATACGGTCTGACGCCGATCGCCCGCATTCTCGGCGGCGCTACCGCAGGTGTCGAGCCGCGGATCATGGGCATCGGCCCTGCCCCCGCAACCCAGAAGCTTTGCGACCGCCTCGGTCTCAGGCCTTCGGATTTTGGCGTGATCGAACTCAACGAAGCTTTCGCCAGCCAGGGCATTGCCGTGCTTCGCCAGCTTGGCCTCGACGAGAACGCCGAGCACATCAACCCCAATGGCGGCGCCATTGCGCTGGGCCATCCGCTCGGCATGTCCGGCGCCCGCATCACCGGCACCGCCGCACTGGAACTCGGCATCCGCAACGAGAAACTGGCGCTGGCCACCATGTGCATTGGCGTCGGCCAGGGCATCGCCATCGCGCTGGAACGGGTCTGA